A genomic segment from Antedon mediterranea chromosome 6, ecAntMedi1.1, whole genome shotgun sequence encodes:
- the LOC140052165 gene encoding uncharacterized protein, whose translation MWKPYAEEYGVSMYELTGYPASKGRMMYMKQQAGYEIPHNELQYAPESQKFKQYEPKPVRHTSQSKDYYVNPQHMAEEDRPKRRTVSPSRPKIQSKELITGKRGSRAAEMFVRAREHTDQHVVDDDKVFKKKQVRNYSPWEETFREVTISADKTYEEPATRKFQNVTSPRIPRKVQQRSQERSIEQVDYSYTNGFRPRSTKSWKGDSERLKRFHREVEPFKMNYNRAPTGWANSSECSEDAFDLGILDTQLPKSEFRISTKKARQEKLSDFNARPKSWVQDYYEEEEEEEIIPSTAVRSRRVQFEQHSTSPRISRHNQSALKIRPVKGPKMWLPQSEDL comes from the coding sequence ATGTGGAAACCATACGCTGAGGAATACGGTGTAAGCATGTACGAGTTGACAGGCTATCCTGCTTCAAAAGGACGAATGATGTATATGAAACAACAGGCAGGGTATGAAATTCCTCACAATGAATTACAATATGCTCCTGAATCACAAAAGTTTAAACAATACGAACCGAAGCCGGTGCGACACACTAGTCAATCGAAGGATTATTACGTGAATCCCCAACACATGGCTGAAGAAGACCGCCCGAAACGGCGGACGGTTTCGCCGTCTAGGCCTAAAATTCAAAGTAAAGAGCTAATTACGGGAAAACGCGGGAGTCGAGCGGCGGAAATGTTTGTGCGTGCTCGTGAACATACAGATCAACACGTTGTCGATGACGACAAAGTCTTTAAGAAAAAGCAAGTTAGGAATTATTCACCATGGGAAGAAACCTTCAGAGAAGTAACCATCTCTGCTGATAAAACCTACGAGGAACCCGCTACAAGAAAATTCCAAAACGTCACAAGTCCACGCATTCCTAGGAAAGTTCAACAACGAAGTCAAGAAAGATCAATAGAACAAGTCGATTACAGTTACACCAATGGATTTCGGCCTCGTTCTACCAAATCTTGGAAAGGTGATTCTGAacgtctaaaacggtttcatcGAGAAGTTGAGCCGTTCAAAATGAACTACAACCGTGCGCCAACCGGCTGGGCGAATAGCTCAGAATGCTCAGAAGACGCGTTCGATCTTGGAATTCTTGATACACAGTTGCCAAAAAGTGAATTCCGAATCTCTACGAAGAAGGCAAGGCAAGAAAAACTAAGCGACTTTAACGCAAGACCCAAATCATGGGTTCAAGATTATTACgaggaggaagaagaagaggagaTCATTCCTTCTACGGCAGTACGTAGCAGAAGAGTTCAATTTGAGCAACACTCTACATCTCCGAGAATCAGTCGACACAACCAATCTGCGTTAAAAATTCGTCCGGTAAAAGGTCCGAAAATGTGGCTACCACAAAGTGAAGATTTataa